A genome region from Scyliorhinus torazame isolate Kashiwa2021f chromosome 13, sScyTor2.1, whole genome shotgun sequence includes the following:
- the dera gene encoding deoxyribose-phosphate aldolase isoform X2, producing MGRVRDGDLGWISKVQVNQPAVLRRAEQIQTRRNLSKEWQAAWLLKAVTCIDLTTLSGDDTPSNVQRLCYKAKHPIREDLLKSLNMDNKGITTGAVCVYPSRVSDAVQTLRNIVCNIPVASVATGFPAGQTPLTIRLQEIKLAVEEGAREIDIVINRTLVLKGQWEELYKEIQQCHDACGEAHMKTILGTGELGSLTNVYKASLVAMMAGSDFIKTSTGKEGVNATFPVALVMVRAIRDYYCRIGYKVGFKPAGGIRSAKDALTWLSLIKEELGNNWLKPELFRLGASTLLSDIERQIYHHVTGRYAAAHELPMA from the exons ATTTGGGCTGGATATCCAAAGTTCAGGTGAACCAACCTGCTGTTTTGAGACGTGCTGAACAAATACAGACGAGGAGGAATTTGAGCAAAGAGTGGCAA GCTGCATGGCTGCTGAAGGCTGTCACCTGTATCGACCTCACCACACTATCTGGTGATGATACACCTTCAAATGTCCAGAGACTCTGCTACAAAGCCAAGCACCCAATCAGAGAAGACCTGCTGAAGAGCCTGAACATGGACAATAAAG GTATTACTACTGGCGCAGTGTGTGTTTATCCATCTCGGGTGTCTGATGCAGTACAAACATTGAGGAATATAGTATGCAATATCCCCGTTGCCTCAG TGGCAACTGGCTTTCCTGCTGGACAGACACCACTGACGATACGTTTGCAGGAGATAAAACTTGCTGTTGAAGAAGGTGCTAGAGAAATTGATATTGTAATTAACAGAACCTTGGTGCTGAAAGGCCAGTGGGAAG AGCTGTACAAGGAAATTCAACAATGTCATGATGCCTGTGGAGAAGCCCACATGAAGACCATACTAGGAACAGGAGAATTGGGATCGTTGACAAACGTCTATAAGGCTAGTCTCGTAGCCATGATGGCAG GTTCTGATTTTATTAAAACCTCTACAGGAAAAGAAGGGGTGAATGCAACGTTCCCTGTTGCCCTAGTGATGGTGCGGGCCATCAGAGACTATTACTGTAGGATCGGTTACAAG GTTGGGTTTAAGCCAGCAGGTGGTATCCGCAGTGCGAAGGATGCATTGACCTGGTTGTCACTGATCAAAGAAGAGCTGGGCAACAACTGGCTAAAGCCAGAATTGTTCCGACTGGGTGCTAGCACTTTACTTTCTGACATTGAAAGACAG ATCTATCATCACGTGACAGGAAGGTACGCAGCAGCTCATGAATTGCCAATGGCTTAA
- the dera gene encoding deoxyribose-phosphate aldolase isoform X1: MAVRNCGCSLDLGWISKVQVNQPAVLRRAEQIQTRRNLSKEWQAAWLLKAVTCIDLTTLSGDDTPSNVQRLCYKAKHPIREDLLKSLNMDNKGITTGAVCVYPSRVSDAVQTLRNIVCNIPVASVATGFPAGQTPLTIRLQEIKLAVEEGAREIDIVINRTLVLKGQWEELYKEIQQCHDACGEAHMKTILGTGELGSLTNVYKASLVAMMAGSDFIKTSTGKEGVNATFPVALVMVRAIRDYYCRIGYKVGFKPAGGIRSAKDALTWLSLIKEELGNNWLKPELFRLGASTLLSDIERQIYHHVTGRYAAAHELPMA, encoded by the exons ATTTGGGCTGGATATCCAAAGTTCAGGTGAACCAACCTGCTGTTTTGAGACGTGCTGAACAAATACAGACGAGGAGGAATTTGAGCAAAGAGTGGCAA GCTGCATGGCTGCTGAAGGCTGTCACCTGTATCGACCTCACCACACTATCTGGTGATGATACACCTTCAAATGTCCAGAGACTCTGCTACAAAGCCAAGCACCCAATCAGAGAAGACCTGCTGAAGAGCCTGAACATGGACAATAAAG GTATTACTACTGGCGCAGTGTGTGTTTATCCATCTCGGGTGTCTGATGCAGTACAAACATTGAGGAATATAGTATGCAATATCCCCGTTGCCTCAG TGGCAACTGGCTTTCCTGCTGGACAGACACCACTGACGATACGTTTGCAGGAGATAAAACTTGCTGTTGAAGAAGGTGCTAGAGAAATTGATATTGTAATTAACAGAACCTTGGTGCTGAAAGGCCAGTGGGAAG AGCTGTACAAGGAAATTCAACAATGTCATGATGCCTGTGGAGAAGCCCACATGAAGACCATACTAGGAACAGGAGAATTGGGATCGTTGACAAACGTCTATAAGGCTAGTCTCGTAGCCATGATGGCAG GTTCTGATTTTATTAAAACCTCTACAGGAAAAGAAGGGGTGAATGCAACGTTCCCTGTTGCCCTAGTGATGGTGCGGGCCATCAGAGACTATTACTGTAGGATCGGTTACAAG GTTGGGTTTAAGCCAGCAGGTGGTATCCGCAGTGCGAAGGATGCATTGACCTGGTTGTCACTGATCAAAGAAGAGCTGGGCAACAACTGGCTAAAGCCAGAATTGTTCCGACTGGGTGCTAGCACTTTACTTTCTGACATTGAAAGACAG ATCTATCATCACGTGACAGGAAGGTACGCAGCAGCTCATGAATTGCCAATGGCTTAA